In one Acipenser ruthenus chromosome 10, fAciRut3.2 maternal haplotype, whole genome shotgun sequence genomic region, the following are encoded:
- the LOC117407441 gene encoding zinc finger E-box-binding homeobox 2-like isoform X3 has product MAPGVRGESKPTQEGKTRALPSLNLPKPLWSHLLKRFCFSRQLVFKPVLNYENVVETGSETDEDDKLHIAEEDGLLSALEREGSPASMPNHDSSPRVSQALIQKEDEEDEMRESGVDHTWHSNEMLQTSVDGTDEMKDEYDTMGPEATLQTTGNNGTVKNGDCTSEFEKYFAKRKLDAGESHVVSIAEYLQRGDTAIIYPEAPEELFRLGTPEANGQEENDLPPGTPDAFAQLLTCPYCDRGYKRLTSLKEHIKYRHEKNEENFACPLCNYTFAYRTQLERHMATHKPGRDQHQLLNQGAGNRKFKCTECGKAFKYKHHLKEHLRIHSGEKPYECPNCKKRFSHSGSYSSHISSKKCIGLISVNGRVRNNIKTSSSPTSASSSPTNSAITQLRHKLENGKPLGLPDQSGLLKIKTEPLDFNDYKLIMASHGFGGSGHFMNGGIGPTSPLGIHASSQSPMQHLGMETPLMGFPAIGSNLSEVQRVLQIVDNTVSRQKMDCKPDEISKLKSYMKELGAQVEEQGQGVTSPDAPPVGLPVVSHNGATKSIIDYTLEKVNEAKACLQSLTTDSKRQISNIKKERMNHILDLGTEDKMHENNNLFTPFSCQFCKETFPGPIPLHQHERYMCKMNEEIKAVLQPNENMTPNRPGVLGEKHALLLSSMLSEKVVTSPINPYRDHMSVLKAYFAMNMEPNSDELLKISIAVGLPQEFVKEWFEQRKVYQYNNSRTPPMEQNNAEVALAATNTPTKDTMSARSPIPLIKPVDSITYPSIAELHNNVNNCDTPLRLTKPSQFTGGKQVGEKLDHSRSNTPSPLNLSSTSSKNSHSSSYTPNSFTSEELQAEPLDLSLPKQMKEPKSSIAVRNKTKVNSVNIDHNSICSPSEHIEEPLNLAYLKKEFGSHNNLDKSTNQLFSINPFGAKPLYSSLPPQSAFPPATFMPPVQASIPGLRPYPGLDQMGFLPHMAYTYATGAAAFAEMQQRRKYQRKPGFQGELLDGTTDYMSGLEDMTDSDSCLSRKKIKKTESGMYACDLCDKTFQKSSSLLRHKYEHTGKRPHQCQICKKAFKHKHHLIEHSRLHSGEKPYQCDKCGKRFSHSGSYSQHMNHRYSYCKREAEEREAAEREAREKCSLEPTELLMNRAYLQSITPQGYSDSEERDGMLRDRDDSMRGHEKDVEGGYVKIGRQDEEFEEEEEESENKSMDTDPDTLRYEENGDHSMDDSSVDGKTETKSDHEEDNIEDGM; this is encoded by the exons aggGCATTACCCAGCCTCAACTTGCCTAAACCCTTGTGGTCACACCTCTTGAAAAGGTTTTGTTTCTCCCGTCAATTGGTATTCAAACCAG TTTTGAACTATGAGAACGTAGTGGAAACAGGATCAGAAACAGATGAGGATGACAAGCTGCACATTGCGGAAGAGGATGGTCTCCTTAGTGCCCTGGAACGTGAGGGTAGTCCAGCGAGCATGCCCAACCATGACTCTTCTCCGCGTGTGAGCCAAGCACTGATACAGAAGGAGGACGAGGAAGATGAGATGAGAGAGAGTGGAGTGGATCACACCTGGCACAGCAACGAGATGCTGCAAACCTCAGTCGATGGTACTG ATGAAATGAAAGATGAGTATGACACTATGGGGCCTGAAGCCACACTTCAGACCACTGGAAACAACGGTACAG TTAAGAATGGAGATTGCACTTCAGAATTTGAGAAGTATTTTGCCAAACGAAAGCTGGATGCTGGAGAGAGCCATGTGGTCAGTATTGCAGAGTACCTACAGCGAGGTGACACAGCCATTATTTACCCAGAAGCCCCCGAGGAATTGTTCCGCCTTGGCACACCGGAGGCCAATGGGCAAGAAGAAAATG ACCTACCACCTGGAACTCCAGATGCTTTCGCCCAACTGCTGACCTGCCCCTACTGTGACCGGGGCTACAAGCGCTTGACATCACTCAAGGAGCACATCAAGTACCGCCATGAGAAGAACGAGGAGAACTTTGCCTGCCCCCTGTGCAACTACACTTTCGCTTACCGCACCCAGCTTGAGCGACATATGGCCACACACAAGCCTGGGAGAGATCAG CACCAATTGTTGAACCAGGGAGCTGGCAATCGCAAGTTCAAATGCACAGAATGTGGCAAGGCCTTCAAATACAAACACCATCTGAAGGAACACCTGCGGATTCACAGTG gtGAAAAGCCATACGAGTGCCCAAACTGCAAGAAACGCTTCTCCCATTCTGGCTCCTATAGCTCGCACATCAGCAGCAAGAAATGTATTGGCTTGATCTCGGTAAATGGAAGGGTGCGGAACAATATAAAGACAAGTTCTTCTCCTACTTCTGCTTCGTCTTCTCCCACTAACTCAGCCATCACACAACTCAGACATAAGCTGGAGAATGGCAAGCCACTCGGCCTACCAGACCAATCAGGTCTTCTAAAAATTAAAACAGAACCACTAGATTTCAATGACTACAAGCTCATTATGGCCTCTCATGGGTTTGGTGGGTCTGGGCATTTTATGAATGGAGGAATTGGACCTACTAGCCCATTGGGAATCCATGCTTCATCTCAAAGTCCAATGCAACACTTAGGGATGGAAACACCACTGATGGGATTTCCTGCCATAGGGAGCAATTTAAGTGAAGTGCAGAGGGTCCTCCAAATTGTGGACAACACAGTATCGAGGCAGAAAATGGACTGCAAACCTGATGAGATCTCAAAGCTTAAGAGTTATATGAAGGAACTTGGAGCTCAAGTTGAGGAACAAGGACAAGGAGTGACTTCTCCTGATGCTCCACCTGTTGGTCTTCCAGTGGTCAGTCATAATGGTGCCACTAAAAGTATTATTGACTACACACTAGAAAAGGTCAATGAAGCCAAAGCTTGCCTCCAGAGCTTGACCACGGACTCAAAGCGAcaaattagcaatattaaaaaggAGAGAATGAATCACATATTAGACCTAGGTACTGAAGATAAGATGCATGAGAACAATAACCTCTTTACCCCCTTCTCTTGTCAATTCTGCAAGGAGACCTTTCCAGGTCCAATTCCCTTACATCAGCATGAACGCTACATGTGCAAAATGAATGAGGAGATCAAGGCAGTACTACAGCCCAATGAGAACATGACTCCCAACAGGCCTGGGGTGTTGGGAGAGAAACATGCTCTCTTGCTTTCTTCCATGCTCTCTGAGAAAGTAGTGACAAGCCCCATCAACCCTTACAGGGACCACATGTCTGTGCTTAAAGCATACTTTGCCATGAACATGGAACCCAATTCAGATGAACTACTGAAGATTTCCATAGCTGTTGGCCTCCCTCAGGAATTTGTGAAGGAATGGTTTGAGCAACGAAAAGTTTACCAGTACAACAATTCCAGAACTCCACCAATGGAACAGAACAATGCGGAGGTGGCGCTGGCTGCCACCAACACTCCCACTAAAGACACTATGTCAGCCAGGTCTCCTATACCTTTAATAAAGCCTGTGGACTCTATTACTTACCCATCCATAGCAGAACTCCATAACAATGTTAATAATTGTGACACACCTCTCAGGCTTACAAAACCATCCCAGTTTACTGGTGGTAAACAAGTTGGTGAAAAGTTGGACCACTCCAGGAGCAATACTCCTTCCCCTCTAAATCTTTCCTCCACATCTTCTAAAAACTCCCACAGTAGCTCTTACACTCCAAACAGCTTCACTTCAGAAGAGCTCCAGGCGGAGCCATTAGACTTGTCTTTGCCAAAACAAATGAAGGAACCTAAAAGTAGTATAGCTGTAAGAAACAAAACTAAAGTTAACAGTGTTAACATTGACCATAACAGTATTTGTTCTCCCTCTGAGCACATAGAGGAGCCATTGAACTTGGCCTATCTCAAGAAGGAATTTGGTTCACATAACAACCTTGACAAAAGCACTAATCAATTGTTCAGTATTAACCCATTCGGTGCAAAACCTTTGTACTCATCGCTTCCGCCACAAAGCGCATTTCCCCCAGCCACTTTCATGCCCCCGGTTCAGGCAAGCATCCCTGGGCTGCGGCCATACCCAGGGCTGGATCAAATGGGCTTCCTACCGCACATGGCCTACACTTATGCAACTGGAGCAGCTGCTTTTGCTGAAATGCAGCAAAGAAGAAAGTACCAAAGGAAACCAGGTTTCCAG GGGGAGCTGCTTGATGGAACAACAGATTATATGTCAGGCCTGGAAGACATGACAGACTCAGACTCCTGTCTGTCCCGGAAGAAGATTAAGAAGACAGAAAGTGGTATGTACGCGTGTGACTTGTGCGACAAAACATTCCAGAAGAGCAGTTCCCTCCTAAGACACAAATATGAGCACACAG GTAAACGGCCACATCAGTGTCAAATTTGTAAGAAAGCATTTAAACACAAGCATCACCTTATTGAACATTCGCGACTGCACTCAGGCGAGAAGCCGTACCAGTGTGACAAGTGTGGCAAGCGCTTCTCGCATTCGGGGTCCTACTCGCAGCACATGAACCACAGGTACTCCTACTGCAAGAGGGaggcagaggagagagaggcagcggAGAGGGAGGCCCGGGAGAAGTGTAGTCTAGAGCCAACAGAGCTACTGATGAACCGAGCATACTTACAGAGCATCACTCCTCAGGGGTACTCCGACTCAGAAGAGCGAGATGGCATGCTGAGGGATAGAGATGACAGTATGAGAGGTCACGAGAAAGATGTTGAAGGGGGGTATGTGAAGATAGGAAGGCAGGACGAAGAGtttgaggaagaggaagaagaaagtgaaaataaaagcaTGGATACAGATCCAGACACGTTAAGATACGAGGAGAATGGAGACCACTCAATGGACGATAGTTCGGTGGATGGGAAAACAGAAACCAAATCAGATCATGAAGAGGACAATATAGAAGATGGCATGTAA
- the LOC117407441 gene encoding zinc finger E-box-binding homeobox 2-like isoform X5, with product MKQQIMADGPRCKRRKQANPRRKNGVNVGSLCRVSQGTTHRKTDKLLNYENVVETGSETDEDDKLHIAEEDGLLSALEREGSPASMPNHDSSPRVSQALIQKEDEEDEMRESGVDHTWHSNEMLQTSVDGTDEMKDEYDTMGPEATLQTTGNNGTVKNGDCTSEFEKYFAKRKLDAGESHVVSIAEYLQRGDTAIIYPEAPEELFRLGTPEANGQEENDLPPGTPDAFAQLLTCPYCDRGYKRLTSLKEHIKYRHEKNEENFACPLCNYTFAYRTQLERHMATHKPGRDQHQLLNQGAGNRKFKCTECGKAFKYKHHLKEHLRIHSGEKPYECPNCKKRFSHSGSYSSHISSKKCIGLISVNGRVRNNIKTSSSPTSASSSPTNSAITQLRHKLENGKPLGLPDQSGLLKIKTEPLDFNDYKLIMASHGFGGSGHFMNGGIGPTSPLGIHASSQSPMQHLGMETPLMGFPAIGSNLSEVQRVLQIVDNTVSRQKMDCKPDEISKLKSYMKELGAQVEEQGQGVTSPDAPPVGLPVVSHNGATKSIIDYTLEKVNEAKACLQSLTTDSKRQISNIKKERMNHILDLGTEDKMHENNNLFTPFSCQFCKETFPGPIPLHQHERYMCKMNEEIKAVLQPNENMTPNRPGVLGEKHALLLSSMLSEKVVTSPINPYRDHMSVLKAYFAMNMEPNSDELLKISIAVGLPQEFVKEWFEQRKVYQYNNSRTPPMEQNNAEVALAATNTPTKDTMSARSPIPLIKPVDSITYPSIAELHNNVNNCDTPLRLTKPSQFTGGKQVGEKLDHSRSNTPSPLNLSSTSSKNSHSSSYTPNSFTSEELQAEPLDLSLPKQMKEPKSSIAVRNKTKVNSVNIDHNSICSPSEHIEEPLNLAYLKKEFGSHNNLDKSTNQLFSINPFGAKPLYSSLPPQSAFPPATFMPPVQASIPGLRPYPGLDQMGFLPHMAYTYATGAAAFAEMQQRRKYQRKPGFQGELLDGTTDYMSGLEDMTDSDSCLSRKKIKKTESGMYACDLCDKTFQKSSSLLRHKYEHTGKRPHQCQICKKAFKHKHHLIEHSRLHSGEKPYQCDKCGKRFSHSGSYSQHMNHRYSYCKREAEEREAAEREAREKCSLEPTELLMNRAYLQSITPQGYSDSEERDGMLRDRDDSMRGHEKDVEGGYVKIGRQDEEFEEEEEESENKSMDTDPDTLRYEENGDHSMDDSSVDGKTETKSDHEEDNIEDGM from the exons TTTTGAACTATGAGAACGTAGTGGAAACAGGATCAGAAACAGATGAGGATGACAAGCTGCACATTGCGGAAGAGGATGGTCTCCTTAGTGCCCTGGAACGTGAGGGTAGTCCAGCGAGCATGCCCAACCATGACTCTTCTCCGCGTGTGAGCCAAGCACTGATACAGAAGGAGGACGAGGAAGATGAGATGAGAGAGAGTGGAGTGGATCACACCTGGCACAGCAACGAGATGCTGCAAACCTCAGTCGATGGTACTG ATGAAATGAAAGATGAGTATGACACTATGGGGCCTGAAGCCACACTTCAGACCACTGGAAACAACGGTACAG TTAAGAATGGAGATTGCACTTCAGAATTTGAGAAGTATTTTGCCAAACGAAAGCTGGATGCTGGAGAGAGCCATGTGGTCAGTATTGCAGAGTACCTACAGCGAGGTGACACAGCCATTATTTACCCAGAAGCCCCCGAGGAATTGTTCCGCCTTGGCACACCGGAGGCCAATGGGCAAGAAGAAAATG ACCTACCACCTGGAACTCCAGATGCTTTCGCCCAACTGCTGACCTGCCCCTACTGTGACCGGGGCTACAAGCGCTTGACATCACTCAAGGAGCACATCAAGTACCGCCATGAGAAGAACGAGGAGAACTTTGCCTGCCCCCTGTGCAACTACACTTTCGCTTACCGCACCCAGCTTGAGCGACATATGGCCACACACAAGCCTGGGAGAGATCAG CACCAATTGTTGAACCAGGGAGCTGGCAATCGCAAGTTCAAATGCACAGAATGTGGCAAGGCCTTCAAATACAAACACCATCTGAAGGAACACCTGCGGATTCACAGTG gtGAAAAGCCATACGAGTGCCCAAACTGCAAGAAACGCTTCTCCCATTCTGGCTCCTATAGCTCGCACATCAGCAGCAAGAAATGTATTGGCTTGATCTCGGTAAATGGAAGGGTGCGGAACAATATAAAGACAAGTTCTTCTCCTACTTCTGCTTCGTCTTCTCCCACTAACTCAGCCATCACACAACTCAGACATAAGCTGGAGAATGGCAAGCCACTCGGCCTACCAGACCAATCAGGTCTTCTAAAAATTAAAACAGAACCACTAGATTTCAATGACTACAAGCTCATTATGGCCTCTCATGGGTTTGGTGGGTCTGGGCATTTTATGAATGGAGGAATTGGACCTACTAGCCCATTGGGAATCCATGCTTCATCTCAAAGTCCAATGCAACACTTAGGGATGGAAACACCACTGATGGGATTTCCTGCCATAGGGAGCAATTTAAGTGAAGTGCAGAGGGTCCTCCAAATTGTGGACAACACAGTATCGAGGCAGAAAATGGACTGCAAACCTGATGAGATCTCAAAGCTTAAGAGTTATATGAAGGAACTTGGAGCTCAAGTTGAGGAACAAGGACAAGGAGTGACTTCTCCTGATGCTCCACCTGTTGGTCTTCCAGTGGTCAGTCATAATGGTGCCACTAAAAGTATTATTGACTACACACTAGAAAAGGTCAATGAAGCCAAAGCTTGCCTCCAGAGCTTGACCACGGACTCAAAGCGAcaaattagcaatattaaaaaggAGAGAATGAATCACATATTAGACCTAGGTACTGAAGATAAGATGCATGAGAACAATAACCTCTTTACCCCCTTCTCTTGTCAATTCTGCAAGGAGACCTTTCCAGGTCCAATTCCCTTACATCAGCATGAACGCTACATGTGCAAAATGAATGAGGAGATCAAGGCAGTACTACAGCCCAATGAGAACATGACTCCCAACAGGCCTGGGGTGTTGGGAGAGAAACATGCTCTCTTGCTTTCTTCCATGCTCTCTGAGAAAGTAGTGACAAGCCCCATCAACCCTTACAGGGACCACATGTCTGTGCTTAAAGCATACTTTGCCATGAACATGGAACCCAATTCAGATGAACTACTGAAGATTTCCATAGCTGTTGGCCTCCCTCAGGAATTTGTGAAGGAATGGTTTGAGCAACGAAAAGTTTACCAGTACAACAATTCCAGAACTCCACCAATGGAACAGAACAATGCGGAGGTGGCGCTGGCTGCCACCAACACTCCCACTAAAGACACTATGTCAGCCAGGTCTCCTATACCTTTAATAAAGCCTGTGGACTCTATTACTTACCCATCCATAGCAGAACTCCATAACAATGTTAATAATTGTGACACACCTCTCAGGCTTACAAAACCATCCCAGTTTACTGGTGGTAAACAAGTTGGTGAAAAGTTGGACCACTCCAGGAGCAATACTCCTTCCCCTCTAAATCTTTCCTCCACATCTTCTAAAAACTCCCACAGTAGCTCTTACACTCCAAACAGCTTCACTTCAGAAGAGCTCCAGGCGGAGCCATTAGACTTGTCTTTGCCAAAACAAATGAAGGAACCTAAAAGTAGTATAGCTGTAAGAAACAAAACTAAAGTTAACAGTGTTAACATTGACCATAACAGTATTTGTTCTCCCTCTGAGCACATAGAGGAGCCATTGAACTTGGCCTATCTCAAGAAGGAATTTGGTTCACATAACAACCTTGACAAAAGCACTAATCAATTGTTCAGTATTAACCCATTCGGTGCAAAACCTTTGTACTCATCGCTTCCGCCACAAAGCGCATTTCCCCCAGCCACTTTCATGCCCCCGGTTCAGGCAAGCATCCCTGGGCTGCGGCCATACCCAGGGCTGGATCAAATGGGCTTCCTACCGCACATGGCCTACACTTATGCAACTGGAGCAGCTGCTTTTGCTGAAATGCAGCAAAGAAGAAAGTACCAAAGGAAACCAGGTTTCCAG GGGGAGCTGCTTGATGGAACAACAGATTATATGTCAGGCCTGGAAGACATGACAGACTCAGACTCCTGTCTGTCCCGGAAGAAGATTAAGAAGACAGAAAGTGGTATGTACGCGTGTGACTTGTGCGACAAAACATTCCAGAAGAGCAGTTCCCTCCTAAGACACAAATATGAGCACACAG GTAAACGGCCACATCAGTGTCAAATTTGTAAGAAAGCATTTAAACACAAGCATCACCTTATTGAACATTCGCGACTGCACTCAGGCGAGAAGCCGTACCAGTGTGACAAGTGTGGCAAGCGCTTCTCGCATTCGGGGTCCTACTCGCAGCACATGAACCACAGGTACTCCTACTGCAAGAGGGaggcagaggagagagaggcagcggAGAGGGAGGCCCGGGAGAAGTGTAGTCTAGAGCCAACAGAGCTACTGATGAACCGAGCATACTTACAGAGCATCACTCCTCAGGGGTACTCCGACTCAGAAGAGCGAGATGGCATGCTGAGGGATAGAGATGACAGTATGAGAGGTCACGAGAAAGATGTTGAAGGGGGGTATGTGAAGATAGGAAGGCAGGACGAAGAGtttgaggaagaggaagaagaaagtgaaaataaaagcaTGGATACAGATCCAGACACGTTAAGATACGAGGAGAATGGAGACCACTCAATGGACGATAGTTCGGTGGATGGGAAAACAGAAACCAAATCAGATCATGAAGAGGACAATATAGAAGATGGCATGTAA
- the LOC117407441 gene encoding zinc finger E-box-binding homeobox 2-like isoform X4 translates to MKQQIMADGPRCKRRKQANPRRKNAGVNVGSLCRVSQGTTHRKTDKLLNYENVVETGSETDEDDKLHIAEEDGLLSALEREGSPASMPNHDSSPRVSQALIQKEDEEDEMRESGVDHTWHSNEMLQTSVDGTDEMKDEYDTMGPEATLQTTGNNGTVKNGDCTSEFEKYFAKRKLDAGESHVVSIAEYLQRGDTAIIYPEAPEELFRLGTPEANGQEENDLPPGTPDAFAQLLTCPYCDRGYKRLTSLKEHIKYRHEKNEENFACPLCNYTFAYRTQLERHMATHKPGRDQHQLLNQGAGNRKFKCTECGKAFKYKHHLKEHLRIHSGEKPYECPNCKKRFSHSGSYSSHISSKKCIGLISVNGRVRNNIKTSSSPTSASSSPTNSAITQLRHKLENGKPLGLPDQSGLLKIKTEPLDFNDYKLIMASHGFGGSGHFMNGGIGPTSPLGIHASSQSPMQHLGMETPLMGFPAIGSNLSEVQRVLQIVDNTVSRQKMDCKPDEISKLKSYMKELGAQVEEQGQGVTSPDAPPVGLPVVSHNGATKSIIDYTLEKVNEAKACLQSLTTDSKRQISNIKKERMNHILDLGTEDKMHENNNLFTPFSCQFCKETFPGPIPLHQHERYMCKMNEEIKAVLQPNENMTPNRPGVLGEKHALLLSSMLSEKVVTSPINPYRDHMSVLKAYFAMNMEPNSDELLKISIAVGLPQEFVKEWFEQRKVYQYNNSRTPPMEQNNAEVALAATNTPTKDTMSARSPIPLIKPVDSITYPSIAELHNNVNNCDTPLRLTKPSQFTGGKQVGEKLDHSRSNTPSPLNLSSTSSKNSHSSSYTPNSFTSEELQAEPLDLSLPKQMKEPKSSIAVRNKTKVNSVNIDHNSICSPSEHIEEPLNLAYLKKEFGSHNNLDKSTNQLFSINPFGAKPLYSSLPPQSAFPPATFMPPVQASIPGLRPYPGLDQMGFLPHMAYTYATGAAAFAEMQQRRKYQRKPGFQGELLDGTTDYMSGLEDMTDSDSCLSRKKIKKTESGMYACDLCDKTFQKSSSLLRHKYEHTGKRPHQCQICKKAFKHKHHLIEHSRLHSGEKPYQCDKCGKRFSHSGSYSQHMNHRYSYCKREAEEREAAEREAREKCSLEPTELLMNRAYLQSITPQGYSDSEERDGMLRDRDDSMRGHEKDVEGGYVKIGRQDEEFEEEEEESENKSMDTDPDTLRYEENGDHSMDDSSVDGKTETKSDHEEDNIEDGM, encoded by the exons TTTTGAACTATGAGAACGTAGTGGAAACAGGATCAGAAACAGATGAGGATGACAAGCTGCACATTGCGGAAGAGGATGGTCTCCTTAGTGCCCTGGAACGTGAGGGTAGTCCAGCGAGCATGCCCAACCATGACTCTTCTCCGCGTGTGAGCCAAGCACTGATACAGAAGGAGGACGAGGAAGATGAGATGAGAGAGAGTGGAGTGGATCACACCTGGCACAGCAACGAGATGCTGCAAACCTCAGTCGATGGTACTG ATGAAATGAAAGATGAGTATGACACTATGGGGCCTGAAGCCACACTTCAGACCACTGGAAACAACGGTACAG TTAAGAATGGAGATTGCACTTCAGAATTTGAGAAGTATTTTGCCAAACGAAAGCTGGATGCTGGAGAGAGCCATGTGGTCAGTATTGCAGAGTACCTACAGCGAGGTGACACAGCCATTATTTACCCAGAAGCCCCCGAGGAATTGTTCCGCCTTGGCACACCGGAGGCCAATGGGCAAGAAGAAAATG ACCTACCACCTGGAACTCCAGATGCTTTCGCCCAACTGCTGACCTGCCCCTACTGTGACCGGGGCTACAAGCGCTTGACATCACTCAAGGAGCACATCAAGTACCGCCATGAGAAGAACGAGGAGAACTTTGCCTGCCCCCTGTGCAACTACACTTTCGCTTACCGCACCCAGCTTGAGCGACATATGGCCACACACAAGCCTGGGAGAGATCAG CACCAATTGTTGAACCAGGGAGCTGGCAATCGCAAGTTCAAATGCACAGAATGTGGCAAGGCCTTCAAATACAAACACCATCTGAAGGAACACCTGCGGATTCACAGTG gtGAAAAGCCATACGAGTGCCCAAACTGCAAGAAACGCTTCTCCCATTCTGGCTCCTATAGCTCGCACATCAGCAGCAAGAAATGTATTGGCTTGATCTCGGTAAATGGAAGGGTGCGGAACAATATAAAGACAAGTTCTTCTCCTACTTCTGCTTCGTCTTCTCCCACTAACTCAGCCATCACACAACTCAGACATAAGCTGGAGAATGGCAAGCCACTCGGCCTACCAGACCAATCAGGTCTTCTAAAAATTAAAACAGAACCACTAGATTTCAATGACTACAAGCTCATTATGGCCTCTCATGGGTTTGGTGGGTCTGGGCATTTTATGAATGGAGGAATTGGACCTACTAGCCCATTGGGAATCCATGCTTCATCTCAAAGTCCAATGCAACACTTAGGGATGGAAACACCACTGATGGGATTTCCTGCCATAGGGAGCAATTTAAGTGAAGTGCAGAGGGTCCTCCAAATTGTGGACAACACAGTATCGAGGCAGAAAATGGACTGCAAACCTGATGAGATCTCAAAGCTTAAGAGTTATATGAAGGAACTTGGAGCTCAAGTTGAGGAACAAGGACAAGGAGTGACTTCTCCTGATGCTCCACCTGTTGGTCTTCCAGTGGTCAGTCATAATGGTGCCACTAAAAGTATTATTGACTACACACTAGAAAAGGTCAATGAAGCCAAAGCTTGCCTCCAGAGCTTGACCACGGACTCAAAGCGAcaaattagcaatattaaaaaggAGAGAATGAATCACATATTAGACCTAGGTACTGAAGATAAGATGCATGAGAACAATAACCTCTTTACCCCCTTCTCTTGTCAATTCTGCAAGGAGACCTTTCCAGGTCCAATTCCCTTACATCAGCATGAACGCTACATGTGCAAAATGAATGAGGAGATCAAGGCAGTACTACAGCCCAATGAGAACATGACTCCCAACAGGCCTGGGGTGTTGGGAGAGAAACATGCTCTCTTGCTTTCTTCCATGCTCTCTGAGAAAGTAGTGACAAGCCCCATCAACCCTTACAGGGACCACATGTCTGTGCTTAAAGCATACTTTGCCATGAACATGGAACCCAATTCAGATGAACTACTGAAGATTTCCATAGCTGTTGGCCTCCCTCAGGAATTTGTGAAGGAATGGTTTGAGCAACGAAAAGTTTACCAGTACAACAATTCCAGAACTCCACCAATGGAACAGAACAATGCGGAGGTGGCGCTGGCTGCCACCAACACTCCCACTAAAGACACTATGTCAGCCAGGTCTCCTATACCTTTAATAAAGCCTGTGGACTCTATTACTTACCCATCCATAGCAGAACTCCATAACAATGTTAATAATTGTGACACACCTCTCAGGCTTACAAAACCATCCCAGTTTACTGGTGGTAAACAAGTTGGTGAAAAGTTGGACCACTCCAGGAGCAATACTCCTTCCCCTCTAAATCTTTCCTCCACATCTTCTAAAAACTCCCACAGTAGCTCTTACACTCCAAACAGCTTCACTTCAGAAGAGCTCCAGGCGGAGCCATTAGACTTGTCTTTGCCAAAACAAATGAAGGAACCTAAAAGTAGTATAGCTGTAAGAAACAAAACTAAAGTTAACAGTGTTAACATTGACCATAACAGTATTTGTTCTCCCTCTGAGCACATAGAGGAGCCATTGAACTTGGCCTATCTCAAGAAGGAATTTGGTTCACATAACAACCTTGACAAAAGCACTAATCAATTGTTCAGTATTAACCCATTCGGTGCAAAACCTTTGTACTCATCGCTTCCGCCACAAAGCGCATTTCCCCCAGCCACTTTCATGCCCCCGGTTCAGGCAAGCATCCCTGGGCTGCGGCCATACCCAGGGCTGGATCAAATGGGCTTCCTACCGCACATGGCCTACACTTATGCAACTGGAGCAGCTGCTTTTGCTGAAATGCAGCAAAGAAGAAAGTACCAAAGGAAACCAGGTTTCCAG GGGGAGCTGCTTGATGGAACAACAGATTATATGTCAGGCCTGGAAGACATGACAGACTCAGACTCCTGTCTGTCCCGGAAGAAGATTAAGAAGACAGAAAGTGGTATGTACGCGTGTGACTTGTGCGACAAAACATTCCAGAAGAGCAGTTCCCTCCTAAGACACAAATATGAGCACACAG GTAAACGGCCACATCAGTGTCAAATTTGTAAGAAAGCATTTAAACACAAGCATCACCTTATTGAACATTCGCGACTGCACTCAGGCGAGAAGCCGTACCAGTGTGACAAGTGTGGCAAGCGCTTCTCGCATTCGGGGTCCTACTCGCAGCACATGAACCACAGGTACTCCTACTGCAAGAGGGaggcagaggagagagaggcagcggAGAGGGAGGCCCGGGAGAAGTGTAGTCTAGAGCCAACAGAGCTACTGATGAACCGAGCATACTTACAGAGCATCACTCCTCAGGGGTACTCCGACTCAGAAGAGCGAGATGGCATGCTGAGGGATAGAGATGACAGTATGAGAGGTCACGAGAAAGATGTTGAAGGGGGGTATGTGAAGATAGGAAGGCAGGACGAAGAGtttgaggaagaggaagaagaaagtgaaaataaaagcaTGGATACAGATCCAGACACGTTAAGATACGAGGAGAATGGAGACCACTCAATGGACGATAGTTCGGTGGATGGGAAAACAGAAACCAAATCAGATCATGAAGAGGACAATATAGAAGATGGCATGTAA